A genomic segment from Spinacia oleracea cultivar Varoflay chromosome 3, BTI_SOV_V1, whole genome shotgun sequence encodes:
- the LOC110778249 gene encoding biotin synthase, mitochondrial, whose protein sequence is MLWMRSIRHTLKPQSLGFHFCWYSSSTSSSASAAAVEAARTIQDGPRNDWTRPQIKSIYDSPILDLLFHGAQVHRHAHNFREVQQCTLLSIKTGGCSEDCSYCPQSSRYGTGVKAEKMMKKDTVIEAAKKAKEAGSTRFCMGAAWRDTVGRKTNFNQILEHVKEIREMGMEVCCTLGMLEKQQAEDLKKAGLTAYNHNLDTSREFYPNIITTRSYDERLQTLEFVRDAGINVCCGGIIGLGETDEDRVGLLHTLATLPSHPESVPINALIAVKGTPLEDQKPIEIWEMIRMIATARIVMPGAMVRLSAGRVRFSMPEQALCFLAGANSIFTGEKLLTTANNDFDADQRMFEVLGLIPKPPSLDDAESDGSEEVASSLG, encoded by the exons ATGTTGTGGATGAGATCCATACGCCACACTCTAAAACCCCAATCCTTGGGGTTCCATTTTTGTTGGTATtcttcttctacttcttcttctgCATCTGCTGCGGCTGTTGAAGCTGCCAGAACTATTCAAGATGGCCCCCGCAATGATTGGACTCGCCCTCAGATTAAATCCATCTATGATTCTCCCATTCTAGACCTTCTCTTTCATGGG GCCCAAGTTCATAGACATGCTCACAATTTTAGAGAAGTTCAACAATGCACTCTTCTCTCCATTAAGACTGGAGGCTGCAGTGAGGATTGTTCATATTGCCCACAGTCTTCTCGATATGGCACTGGGGTGAAGGCTGAAAAGATGATGAAAAAGGACACAGTCATAGAGGCAGCGAAGAAG GCAAAAGAGGCGGGAAGTACACGATTCTGCATGGGTGCTGCTTGGAGGGACACTGTAGGGCGGAAGACTAACTTTAACCAAATTCTTGAACATGTGAAAGAAATAAG GGAAATGGGCATGGAAGTCTGCTGCACCTTGGGCATGCTGGAAAAGCAACAAGCAGAGGACTTGAAGAAGGCAGGTCTTACAGCATACAATCATAATCTCGACACCTCAAGAGAGTTTTATCCAAATATCATCACAACTCGATCTTATGATGAGCGACTGCAAACCCTTGAGTTTGTACGTGATGCAGGGATCAATGTCTGTTGTG GGGGAATAATCGGTCTCGGAGAAACAGATGAGGATCGAGTTGGTTTGCTACATACACTGGCTACTTTGCCTTCACACCCAGAAAGTGTCCCGATTAATGCACTTATTGCTGTAAAAGGCACTCCTCTTGAAGATCAGAAG CCAATTGAAATATGGGAGATGATTCGGATGATAGCAACAGCTCGCATAGTGATGCCAGGTGCGATGGTGAGGCTATCAGCTGGGAGGGTTCGATTCTCAATGCCTGAGCAAGCCTTGTGTTTTCTTGCTGGTGCAAATTCCATCTTCACCGGTGAGAAGCTGTTGACAACTGCTAATAACGACTTTGATGCTGACCAACGCATGTTTGAGGTTCTTGGATTAATTCCTAAACCTCCAAGTCTAGATGATGCAGAATCAGATGGCTCTGAGGAAGTTGCATCTAGTTTAGGTTAA
- the LOC130469501 gene encoding agamous-like MADS-box protein AGL80: protein MSRKKVELVYKENDSARRSTFTKRAPGLIKKTREISVLCDVDALAIIYGQEDQTPVVWPPSEEDMRRIISKYLSKPEIYQAQKRLDQQAFLEQTIKKRTEQMKRIQRKNRETKIEDLLNDIIHGRSTLEQVSPNDLRDLLLVLEDKSSSFAYQIRVLAEGNNNNPPPPSTNSNDVNNPI, encoded by the coding sequence ATGTCTAGAAAGAAGGTGGAACTAGTATACAAAGAAAATGACTCTGCTAGAAGATCCACATTCACAAAAAGAGCACCAGGTTTGATAAAAAAGACACGTGAAATAAGTGTCTTGTGTGATGTAGATGCACTTGCCATCATTTATGGACAAGAAGACCAAACCCCTGTAGTTTGGCCTCCGTCGGAGGAAGACATGCGAAGGATCATATCCAAGTATTTATCAAAGCCGGAAATTTATCAAGCTCAGAAGCGTTTGGATCAACAAGCGTTTTTGGAACAAACTATCAAAAAGAGAACGGAGCAGATGAAGAGAATCCAGAGAAAGAATAGAGAAACTAAAATAGAAGATCTTTTGAATGACATTATTCATGGCAGATCTACGCTTGAGCAAGTCTCGCCTAATGATTTGCGCGACTTGCTATTGGTGTTAGAGGATAAGTCAAGCTCTTTCGCATACCAAATAAGGGTTTTGGCTGAAGGAAATAACAATAATCCACCTCCTCCTAGCACAAATTCCAATGATGTTAATAATCCCATTTAA
- the LOC130469502 gene encoding serine carboxypeptidase-like 33 produces the protein MDVVYGKYKEIDFYNIYAPICLSNNTSSSQAYFGSKVGNYGLKRPRIYSGGYDPCFSNHPQVYFNRAVVQASLHANTNRGNSNTSVKWSACNDNILNIYNMTVTSVLPVYKKLIQGGLKIWIYSGDADGRVPVIGTRYWVEALGLPIKTDWRSWYHQHQVGGRLVEYEGLTMVTVRGAGHLVPLNKPSEALALFHSFLTGQDLPPKR, from the exons ATGGATGTGGTTTATGGAAAATACAAAGAGATTGACTTCTACAACATATATGCTCCAATTTGCCTTTCGAACAACACATCTTCATCACAAGCTTATTTTGGTAGTAAG GTGGGAAACTATGGATTGAAGAGGCCAAGAATATATTCAGGGGGTTATGACCCTTGCTTTTCAAATCACCCACAAGTGTACTTCAACAGGGCAGTCGTACAAGCATCACTTCATGCAAATACTAACAGAGGAAATTCAAATACTAGTGTTAAATGGAGTGCTTGCAA tgATAACATTCTGAACATATACAACATGACAGTTACATCTGTCTTACCTGTCTACAAGAAGCTGATACAAGGTGGTCTAAAGATTTGGATTTACAG TGGAGACGCGGATGGTAGAGTTCCAGTGATTGGAACAAGGTACTGGGTTGAAGCACTTGGGTTGCCAATCAAGACAGACTGGCGTTCCTGGTACCATCAACATCAG GTAGGGGGAAGATTAGTGGAATATGAAGGCTTAACGATGGTTACTGTTCGAGGAGCAGGTCATTTAGTACCTCTGAATAAGCCTAGTGAAGCACTTGCTCTTTTCCATTCTTTTTTGACTGGCCAAGATCTTCCACCTAAAAGATGA